GTAAACCAGAACTCGATTGTGTGATCAGGGACCGGAAGTACTACCTCTTCGATACGGGAATGGCTACAGCTGCTATAATACTGCGCGCGACCGAATTAGGACTCGTTGCCCATCCGATTGCCGGGTTCAGCCCAAAGAAAACAAGGGAAATACTCAACATCCCGGAAAGCATGGAAGTAATCACGCTCGTTATCGTCGGCAAGCACTCTAAATCGATCAGTCCTTTGCTTTCTGATAAACAAATAACTGCCGAAAGAGAGCGACCCGAAAGAATGCCTGTGGAAAAATTCATCCATCTGAATCGCTACAAGGAACAGAGTGCGCAAGAAAATATCACGTAGCCGCCTGCTCAGCGAAAAAAGTCCGTACCTTCAACAACATGCCAACAACCCCGTGGATTGGTACCCCTGGGGTAAAGAAGCCTTCGACAAAGCGCGTGCAGAAAACAAACCCGTTTTTCTATCCATCGGTTATTCAACATGTCATTGGTGTCATGTCATGGAGCGAGAGTCGTTCGAAGATGATGACGTCGCACGTTTGATGAACGAGACTTTCGTCTCTATAAAAGTGGATCGTGAAGAAAGACCCGATATCGATGACTACTACATGACGGTCTGTCAAGTCATGACCGGCACCGGTGGCTGGCCGTTAACAGTAATCATGACCCCGGAAAGAAAACCCTTTTTTGCCACTACATACATACCAAAGGAGAGCAAGTACGGCCGTACAGGATTAATGCAACTCATACCAGGGATCGGTACAGCATGGCGAAATCAACGGAGCGATATTGTCAAATCGACCGAGGTAATATCCGAGCACTTAAGACAGTTGACGGTGAATAGTACCGGCAGGGAAATGAATCCTGGAATAATCAAGGAGACATACCATAAACTTCGCAGCACATACGACCCATCGGCGGGTGGGTTTGGAAATGCACCGAAATTCCCCACACCGCAAAATGTGTTGTTCCTGCTGCGCTACTTCATAGAAACTGCCGATGCCGAATCCCTCAAGATGGTTGAGCACACACTCAAATCAATGAGAATGGGAGGCATCTACGACCAGATCGGATTCGGTTTTCACCGTTATTCGACAGATTCGCACTGGCGCTTGCCTCATTTCGAGAAGATGCTTTATGACCAGGCGCTTCTGATCATTGTCTACAATGAGGCTTTCCAGATCACAAGAAATGTTTTATATCGCGATACCGTTCATGAAATTATTACGTATGTACTGCGCGACATGCAATCCCAGGAAGGCGTGTTCTACAGCGCTGAAGATGCAGATAGCGAAGGTCAGGAAGGAAAATACTACATATGGACCGAACCCGAGATCCGTAAGATTCTTGATCCCCCAGAGTATGATCTCATCGTAAGAACATTCAACATAGAAAATGACGGCAACTACGAAGATGAGGTATCACGCGCCCGTAACGGGCATAATCTGCTTTACAGGAGTCACACCGATGAAACCCTGGCCAGGGAATTCGGTATCTCGATCAAGGCATTCAATGAGCGCTTGCATGCTGCACGCGAAAAGATGTTCGCCTACAGAACAGAAAGAATACGCCCTCAGATGGATACAAAAGTACTGTGTGATTGGAACGGTCTTATGATCGCAGCCCTCTCAAAAGCGGCACGCCTCTTTGGTGATGCGAAATTCAAGCACGCGGCAATGAGGGCAGCCGATTTCATTCTCGCCAACATGCGCTCATCTGATGGTCACTTGTTTCACCGGTACATCGATGGAGAAGTTGCCGTCACGGGGTTCCTCGATGACTACGCCTTCTTGATCTGGGGACTGACCGAATTATACCAGTCAACATTTGAACCGCGCTATCTGAAAACAGCCCTGGAACTCAGCGAAAAGTCCTGCGCAATATTTGGGGATGAGGAACATGGCGCATTCTTCTCAACGCCTGCGGATAACGAACTTCCTGTCCGTAGTAAGAAAGCCTACGATGGTGCGATCCCTTCCGGTAATTCTATCATGGCATTCAATCTAATACGACTGGGCAGAATCACCGGGCAACATGACTTGGAGGATAAAGCATCAACGATATTCGATTCTTTCGGAAACCAGATCCAGAATCAGCCACTAAGCCACATATACATGCTGGCTGCTTTCAAACAGCTGCTCTCCCCCGCACCGAACATAGTGATCTACGGCGAC
The candidate division WOR-3 bacterium genome window above contains:
- a CDS encoding nitroreductase family protein → MNVKDAIKERRAYRSLEHTEITSQLIEDLAQSARLFCSCFNNQPWRYVFVYDRTVLKQVHEALSSGNEWARAASMIIAVFSKPELDCVIRDRKYYLFDTGMATAAIILRATELGLVAHPIAGFSPKKTREILNIPESMEVITLVIVGKHSKSISPLLSDKQITAERERPERMPVEKFIHLNRYKEQSAQENIT
- a CDS encoding thioredoxin domain-containing protein translates to MRKKISRSRLLSEKSPYLQQHANNPVDWYPWGKEAFDKARAENKPVFLSIGYSTCHWCHVMERESFEDDDVARLMNETFVSIKVDREERPDIDDYYMTVCQVMTGTGGWPLTVIMTPERKPFFATTYIPKESKYGRTGLMQLIPGIGTAWRNQRSDIVKSTEVISEHLRQLTVNSTGREMNPGIIKETYHKLRSTYDPSAGGFGNAPKFPTPQNVLFLLRYFIETADAESLKMVEHTLKSMRMGGIYDQIGFGFHRYSTDSHWRLPHFEKMLYDQALLIIVYNEAFQITRNVLYRDTVHEIITYVLRDMQSQEGVFYSAEDADSEGQEGKYYIWTEPEIRKILDPPEYDLIVRTFNIENDGNYEDEVSRARNGHNLLYRSHTDETLAREFGISIKAFNERLHAAREKMFAYRTERIRPQMDTKVLCDWNGLMIAALSKAARLFGDAKFKHAAMRAADFILANMRSSDGHLFHRYIDGEVAVTGFLDDYAFLIWGLTELYQSTFEPRYLKTALELSEKSCAIFGDEEHGAFFSTPADNELPVRSKKAYDGAIPSGNSIMAFNLIRLGRITGQHDLEDKASTIFDSFGNQIQNQPLSHIYMLAAFKQLLSPAPNIVIYGDKESDATMEMLRVIHNSRRVDSTTLMLPAGEEAETSYMKGFTKGLRPVDGRTTAYVCQGYKCDKPATDIKELARIIEPRTEDASG